One stretch of Corallococcus soli DNA includes these proteins:
- a CDS encoding sterol desaturase family protein yields MLTLRSKAHGGIAMVLAMVAMLLGGGEAEPLTHQPRALSAGLDFFALDLLVLGLIFIPMERLWGLHEQRIFRAGWQTDLKHFFVSHVGVQLISFSVLIPVQVFLSWAVRMDFQKHVAAQPVWLQFFEILLVVDLVSYWVHRAFHTVPWMWNFHAIHHSSLHMDWLASSRSHLVDVLVNRLAGFVPVFLLGFHPSAIYGYLVFVSFHAVYIHANVTHRWPYLRWIFATPEFHHWHHTSDEEGIDKNFAVFLSFIDALFGTAHMPAHWPSAYGTTKFQPPETYLGQLAYPFKRHEETPYG; encoded by the coding sequence GTGCTGACGCTGCGCTCCAAGGCGCACGGGGGCATCGCCATGGTGCTCGCGATGGTGGCCATGCTGCTGGGGGGCGGAGAGGCGGAGCCCCTCACGCACCAGCCGCGCGCGCTGAGCGCGGGCCTGGACTTCTTCGCCCTGGACCTGCTGGTGCTGGGGCTGATCTTCATCCCCATGGAGCGGCTGTGGGGCCTGCATGAGCAGCGCATCTTCCGCGCGGGCTGGCAGACGGACCTGAAGCACTTCTTCGTCAGCCACGTGGGCGTGCAGCTCATCTCCTTCTCGGTGCTCATCCCGGTCCAGGTGTTCCTGTCCTGGGCGGTGCGCATGGACTTCCAGAAGCACGTGGCCGCCCAGCCGGTCTGGCTCCAGTTCTTCGAAATCCTGCTGGTGGTGGACCTGGTGAGCTACTGGGTGCACCGGGCCTTCCATACGGTGCCGTGGATGTGGAACTTCCACGCCATCCACCACTCCAGCCTGCACATGGACTGGCTGGCCAGCTCCCGCTCGCACCTGGTGGACGTGCTCGTCAACCGGCTGGCGGGCTTCGTGCCGGTGTTCCTCCTGGGCTTCCACCCGTCCGCCATCTACGGCTACCTGGTCTTCGTTTCCTTCCACGCCGTGTACATCCACGCGAACGTCACCCACCGCTGGCCCTACCTGCGGTGGATCTTCGCGACCCCGGAGTTCCACCACTGGCACCACACGTCGGATGAGGAGGGCATCGACAAGAACTTCGCCGTCTTCCTGTCGTTCATCGATGCACTTTTCGGCACCGCGCACATGCCAGCGCACTGGCCATCCGCGTACGGAACCACGAAGTTCCAGCCCCCGGAGACCTACCTGGGGCAGCTCGCGTACCCGTTCAAACGGCACGAAGAGACGCCCTACGGGTAG
- a CDS encoding putative metal-binding motif-containing protein: MYRLCLLGFVVLLGACGEKAPEDGALRVSVEYGSYKPACVRVEVQDTQRPRGATDIVQGQFKNDATKTVLVAVLRKPEWDRELTVSVSSFANIDGTRCAGPAVEQFTSEAPIAIPPREFARFEVKLVAVDTDEDGSPSAVGLSWAGASDCDDSRKDVRPGAAEQCDETTDYDCDGLKACADRDCAEKTCTGGDKCTTNKRCIGVGAAAECGGGVPVVCDQSPNLCAPRLSCESSTGECVPGPVPVGMACDSGDKCVPTASCNANSQCDGPSLVCPPNMSSVCQAEAGTCDSTSGLCRYEPKPAMTVCTDADPCTATSSCDGQGACVGTVEACSAPVCQRVFSGCVAQNNCQFEPDPAQLNTLCGESPGGRPRVCDATGACVPFPYPTSNFPANEIQAADIRTLITTGDVVFDTDNGTLGTWTPAEAVVNLAQLQVLPIAQGDGIPNALLIPVRTLELGGTLRIVGSRPVILAVFGDATLNHPILVSGRFENGTMVPGAGGQQVCTGIAGTNGSYVNNWGGGGGGAGGGTPGAAGGTGVGGAVQGLAGGARVSAPIPLLGGCAGGAGGGMSGVLGGMGGAGGGAVQISVSRTLTVATHISASAAAGLGGKAQASGPSAASGGGGGGSGGLVVLEAFQLNLTGNARLTANGGGGGEGAEAPLVLGGPTNDGAAGTNGSETENSVASGGDGTPFYGGSGGNGGAGITAPTTGQDGTTLVLLGSGAGGGGGGAAGRIHLRSLQPCAPLQGAVISPPAPDVCPLP, encoded by the coding sequence ATGTATCGGCTCTGCCTGTTGGGATTCGTGGTGTTGCTGGGCGCTTGTGGCGAGAAGGCCCCCGAGGACGGCGCGCTTCGCGTCTCCGTGGAGTACGGCTCCTACAAGCCCGCGTGCGTGCGCGTGGAGGTCCAGGACACGCAGCGCCCTCGCGGCGCGACGGACATCGTCCAGGGGCAGTTCAAGAACGACGCCACGAAGACGGTCCTCGTCGCGGTGCTCCGCAAGCCGGAATGGGACCGTGAGCTGACCGTCTCGGTGTCCTCGTTCGCGAACATCGACGGCACCCGCTGCGCCGGGCCCGCCGTCGAGCAGTTCACGAGCGAAGCCCCCATCGCGATTCCTCCCCGGGAGTTCGCCCGCTTCGAGGTGAAGCTGGTGGCGGTGGACACGGACGAAGACGGCTCGCCTTCGGCAGTGGGCCTGTCCTGGGCCGGAGCCTCCGACTGCGATGACTCCCGGAAGGACGTCCGCCCAGGCGCCGCGGAGCAGTGCGACGAAACGACGGACTACGACTGCGACGGCCTCAAGGCGTGCGCGGACAGGGACTGCGCGGAGAAGACCTGCACGGGCGGAGACAAGTGCACCACGAACAAGCGGTGCATTGGCGTGGGCGCGGCCGCGGAGTGCGGAGGTGGCGTTCCCGTCGTGTGCGACCAGTCACCGAACCTCTGCGCGCCCCGGCTGTCGTGCGAGTCCAGCACGGGTGAGTGCGTCCCGGGCCCCGTCCCGGTGGGCATGGCCTGCGACAGCGGCGACAAATGCGTGCCCACGGCAAGCTGTAATGCCAACAGCCAGTGCGACGGCCCTTCCCTGGTGTGCCCTCCCAACATGAGCTCCGTCTGTCAGGCGGAGGCGGGCACCTGCGACTCGACCAGCGGCCTGTGCCGGTATGAGCCCAAGCCCGCCATGACGGTCTGTACGGATGCCGATCCCTGCACGGCGACCAGCTCCTGCGATGGCCAGGGTGCCTGCGTCGGCACCGTCGAAGCGTGCAGCGCGCCCGTGTGCCAGCGGGTGTTCAGCGGCTGCGTCGCGCAGAACAACTGCCAGTTTGAACCGGACCCGGCACAGCTCAACACGCTGTGCGGCGAGTCCCCCGGTGGGCGCCCGCGCGTATGCGATGCAACCGGGGCATGCGTGCCGTTTCCCTATCCCACGAGCAACTTCCCCGCGAATGAGATCCAGGCGGCGGACATCCGGACCCTCATCACCACGGGGGACGTGGTGTTCGACACCGACAATGGGACCTTGGGGACGTGGACCCCTGCGGAGGCCGTCGTGAACCTGGCCCAACTCCAGGTCCTGCCCATCGCTCAGGGAGATGGCATTCCCAACGCCTTGCTCATCCCGGTGCGCACCCTGGAGTTGGGCGGGACGCTGCGCATCGTGGGCTCCCGCCCCGTCATCCTGGCCGTCTTCGGGGACGCGACGTTGAACCATCCCATCCTCGTCAGCGGACGCTTCGAGAACGGGACGATGGTGCCGGGCGCGGGCGGCCAACAGGTGTGTACCGGCATCGCTGGCACGAATGGAAGCTACGTCAACAACTGGGGCGGAGGCGGCGGAGGCGCGGGCGGCGGCACCCCGGGGGCCGCTGGCGGCACGGGGGTTGGTGGAGCGGTGCAAGGTCTTGCTGGAGGAGCCCGAGTCAGCGCTCCCATTCCGCTCCTGGGTGGTTGCGCGGGAGGCGCTGGCGGCGGCATGTCCGGCGTGCTGGGTGGAATGGGGGGCGCCGGAGGAGGCGCCGTCCAGATCTCCGTCTCCAGAACGCTGACCGTGGCGACCCACATCTCCGCGAGCGCAGCGGCGGGGCTGGGTGGAAAAGCCCAGGCTTCAGGCCCGTCAGCGGCATCGGGAGGCGGCGGCGGCGGCAGTGGAGGCCTCGTGGTGCTGGAGGCCTTCCAGCTCAACCTCACTGGCAACGCCCGCCTCACCGCGAATGGTGGCGGTGGCGGCGAAGGCGCGGAGGCTCCACTGGTGCTGGGAGGACCGACCAATGACGGCGCGGCGGGCACGAATGGATCCGAAACCGAGAACAGCGTCGCATCGGGAGGAGACGGGACGCCTTTCTACGGAGGTTCGGGTGGAAACGGGGGTGCAGGGATCACCGCGCCCACTACGGGCCAGGATGGCACCACCCTCGTGCTCCTTGGCTCCGGCGCCGGTGGCGGCGGCGGCGGCGCGGCGGGCCGCATCCACTTGCGCAGCCTCCAACCGTGCGCCCCGCTCCAGGGCGCGGTGATCAGCCCTCCCGCTCCGGACGTCTGCCCATTGCCTTGA